Proteins encoded by one window of Anaerosalibacter sp. Marseille-P3206:
- a CDS encoding radical SAM/SPASM domain-containing protein, giving the protein MELSQYSILTKKGNDYLLINTKTGYVVKIYGDIEKLKFEKIINTKFDFDDSDNFYSELLEMGFIVEDFKNEFKQVKSNFDYYFSSDYFLRLTLIVTENCNFKCKYCYEEHNNISFTKELYNAIYNTIETGIVNGRYKNIEINFFGGEPMLQYSPIIDFLKKLNELILEHRDVNLSCTMVTNGYFLTLPKYEILSKLGIKNYQITVDGMQKDHDLYRPLVNGEGTWSIIINNLKDILKSKVKSNIYLRSNINSDISKKYFDFLYYIKKNLDNNFILQLSPIKKFSENVIGCSNDENIDEIITSIYDKSKELNIKTMMQHGLDFGCMACKMALPNSYVIDPYGNLSKCSVYFKDDITKVGKIMEDGLLLFNEKLSLWDNDKLDSKCENCKLFPLCGNRSCPYVKIKSLNSESCEPNKNIDTIKKLAMKGLI; this is encoded by the coding sequence ATGGAATTAAGTCAATATAGTATATTAACGAAAAAAGGAAATGATTATTTATTAATTAATACTAAAACTGGCTATGTCGTGAAAATATATGGTGACATTGAAAAGTTGAAATTTGAAAAAATTATAAATACGAAATTTGATTTCGATGATTCTGATAATTTCTATTCTGAATTATTAGAAATGGGTTTTATCGTTGAAGATTTTAAAAATGAGTTTAAACAAGTGAAAAGTAATTTTGATTATTATTTTTCATCAGATTATTTTTTAAGGTTAACTTTAATAGTGACAGAAAATTGTAATTTTAAATGTAAATATTGTTATGAGGAACATAATAATATTTCTTTTACTAAAGAATTATATAATGCAATATATAATACTATCGAAACTGGTATTGTTAATGGTAGATATAAGAATATAGAAATTAATTTTTTTGGTGGTGAGCCAATGCTTCAATATTCACCTATAATAGATTTTTTAAAAAAATTAAACGAACTAATTTTAGAACATAGAGATGTAAACCTTTCATGTACTATGGTTACAAATGGATATTTTTTAACATTACCTAAATACGAAATTTTATCTAAATTAGGAATAAAAAATTACCAAATAACAGTTGATGGTATGCAAAAAGACCATGATTTATATAGACCATTAGTAAATGGTGAAGGAACTTGGAGTATAATTATAAACAATTTAAAAGATATATTAAAAAGCAAGGTGAAATCAAACATTTATTTACGTAGCAACATTAATAGTGATATATCAAAAAAATATTTTGACTTTCTATATTATATTAAGAAAAACTTAGACAATAATTTTATATTGCAACTAAGTCCTATTAAAAAGTTTAGTGAAAATGTAATTGGATGTAGTAATGATGAAAATATTGATGAAATTATTACTTCAATATACGATAAAAGCAAAGAATTAAATATAAAAACTATGATGCAACATGGATTAGATTTTGGTTGTATGGCATGTAAAATGGCATTACCTAATAGCTATGTTATTGATCCTTATGGGAATCTTTCTAAATGTAGTGTTTATTTTAAAGATGATATAACAAAAGTCGGTAAAATTATGGAAGATGGGTTATTACTTTTTAATGAAAAATTATCTTTATGGGATAATGATAAATTAGATTCGAAATGTGAGAACTGCAAACTATTTCCACTTTGTGGGAATAGAAGTTGTCCATACGTAAAAATAAAAAGTCTCAATTCTGAAAGTTGTGAACCGAATAAGAATATAGATACGATTAAAAAATTAGCTATGAAAGGATTGATATAA
- a CDS encoding FecCD family ABC transporter permease, whose protein sequence is MNQEVYAKNKTHNTGQYKKFIRKKRLIILGLIVSVLVLAVLAINAGSSKLNPKQVLDAILGKGSDISDIVIWRIRLPRVLAGIIAGAGLSVAGCVMQNNLRNPLASPSTLGISNAAAFGANLAIIVFGAGSTHSSSADAVNISNPYLVTISAFVCAMAAVFIVIMLAKLRGFRPEAIVLAGIAIGSLFSAGTILVQYFAQDTKVAAAVFWSFGDLGRVSWKEVIILACVVGSSIIYFMFRRWDYNAFDSGEESAKSLGVNVERVRFEGMLISSLITAVAVSFLGIIGFIGLIGPQIMRRFIGGDHRFLIPASALMGSLILLLSDTVARTIIAPVVLPVGVITSFLGAPLFLYLLIRGYEN, encoded by the coding sequence ATGAATCAGGAAGTGTATGCAAAAAATAAGACACATAATACTGGCCAATATAAAAAATTTATAAGAAAAAAAAGGCTTATAATTTTAGGCTTAATTGTTTCAGTTCTTGTTTTGGCTGTTTTGGCAATTAATGCTGGTTCTTCAAAGCTTAATCCAAAGCAGGTTTTGGATGCAATACTAGGAAAAGGTAGCGATATTTCAGATATAGTAATTTGGCGTATACGTTTACCTAGGGTTTTAGCTGGGATAATTGCAGGAGCAGGTTTGTCAGTAGCTGGTTGTGTAATGCAAAACAATTTAAGAAATCCTTTGGCTTCTCCATCAACTTTGGGGATATCAAATGCAGCGGCATTTGGAGCAAACTTGGCTATTATAGTATTTGGTGCTGGTAGCACTCATAGTTCTAGTGCGGATGCTGTAAATATAAGCAATCCATATTTAGTTACTATTTCTGCTTTTGTATGTGCTATGGCAGCAGTTTTTATTGTAATAATGCTTGCAAAGTTGCGTGGATTTAGGCCAGAAGCTATAGTTTTAGCAGGAATAGCAATTGGTTCTCTTTTTTCCGCTGGAACTATTTTAGTTCAGTACTTTGCACAGGATACAAAAGTAGCAGCAGCAGTTTTTTGGTCTTTTGGAGATCTTGGTCGAGTTTCTTGGAAAGAAGTAATCATTTTGGCATGTGTTGTTGGTTCATCAATAATATATTTTATGTTTAGAAGATGGGATTATAATGCTTTTGACAGTGGTGAAGAATCTGCAAAAAGTCTTGGTGTTAATGTAGAAAGAGTACGTTTTGAAGGGATGTTAATATCATCTTTAATTACTGCAGTTGCAGTTTCATTCCTAGGCATTATCGGATTTATTGGACTTATAGGGCCTCAAATAATGAGAAGGTTTATAGGAGGGGATCATCGTTTCTTGATCCCAGCTTCAGCACTTATGGGTTCATTAATTCTTTTATTATCTGATACTGTAGCAAGAACAATTATTGCACCAGTGGTATTACCTGTAGGTGTTATTACATCTTTTCTAGGGGCACCATTGTTCTTATATTTATTAATAAGGGGGTATGAAAATTGA
- a CDS encoding class I SAM-dependent methyltransferase: MMDVEFFKSQWQKAVEKSIYLSSCNSARTTNAQKIANFWDDKSAKYDDSCAQDYRRVEKVLDILHNENYINKESSVLEIASGTGIYTIPISKCVKDVVTIDISKKMIEVLNEKANKAGAKNIAPLNENWNELNLKEKGLYKKFDLVLSALNPSIKDFDALNKMNEASKGACCLVSWAGPVEDKVASDLSSIILDEKDSKKLQRRAFDIIYSFSILYSMGYFPKIDYVDFGYTIEESYDEAVDRLCKKYSAYVDENIKVKDKITKYIEENIVDGVFRESLKSKIGIITWQVKNI; this comes from the coding sequence ATGATGGATGTAGAATTTTTTAAATCACAATGGCAAAAGGCTGTAGAAAAATCTATATATCTTAGCTCATGCAATAGTGCTAGAACAACAAATGCACAAAAAATAGCAAATTTCTGGGATGATAAATCTGCTAAATATGATGATTCATGTGCTCAAGATTATAGAAGGGTAGAGAAGGTATTAGATATATTACACAATGAAAATTATATTAACAAAGAATCATCTGTTCTTGAAATAGCAAGTGGAACTGGGATATATACAATACCAATTTCAAAGTGTGTAAAGGATGTAGTTACAATAGATATTTCTAAAAAGATGATAGAAGTTCTTAATGAAAAAGCTAATAAAGCTGGGGCTAAAAATATAGCACCTTTAAATGAAAATTGGAATGAATTAAATTTAAAGGAAAAGGGACTTTATAAAAAATTTGATTTAGTATTGTCAGCGCTTAATCCTTCAATAAAAGACTTTGATGCTCTAAATAAAATGAATGAGGCTTCAAAGGGAGCCTGTTGTCTTGTGAGTTGGGCAGGTCCTGTTGAAGACAAAGTAGCTAGTGATTTAAGTAGTATAATATTGGATGAAAAAGATAGTAAAAAACTACAGAGAAGAGCGTTCGATATAATATATTCATTTTCTATATTATACTCAATGGGATATTTCCCTAAAATTGATTATGTAGATTTTGGTTATACAATTGAGGAAAGTTATGATGAGGCAGTAGATAGACTGTGTAAAAAATACTCTGCTTATGTTGATGAAAATATAAAAGTAAAAGATAAAATCACTAAATACATAGAGGAAAATATAGTTGATGGAGTATTTAGAGAGTCTT
- a CDS encoding ABC transporter ATP-binding protein, translating to MKKNNSYLSLKRNIEGIFPHQVASYFLSVINALLNTYLILLMQKLIDSVSTNSDITPILKRFGIVILLFLIETFINQYFFRETTILGSNKVQTILFDKLLNKDISFFSKQQTGALNSLLTNDAENVADWMSSGVLIMLIQSTSFIITLGLMVRYSLIVTSILVVLIVVCFLGTNIVSNSISKATEKSYEIKGEVNQFILESLKTVNVIKVLKKEGYFYNRFSQLVNEKKFKVDRKVAALYAVYISIYAMLSWIVPFVAIGLGVWLTAQGKLTIGTVIALYALVGRLQEPVRILAESISDKKVAMKLADRLNIILNNDRKKEGEREISGFEVLDVNIPSFSYDEKEILKDLNIEIKPSDVLIVKGESGSGKSTLANLIMGILPFDKGNIKINGDNIKSINKSSWWEHALIQGQDQLILEGTLYENLTLGDEYTDNEINEVISIVCLDDFVNEYGLNYKIDESGKNISGGQKQRISLARILLRKPKLLIMDEPTSALDAETSNRLVQNIIEFANENDMALLIISHGDEFDKYATSQLNLAY from the coding sequence ATGAAAAAAAATAATAGTTATTTAAGTCTAAAAAGAAATATAGAAGGAATTTTCCCTCATCAAGTTGCTTCTTATTTTTTATCTGTGATAAACGCTCTATTAAACACCTATTTAATACTGTTAATGCAAAAATTAATTGATTCAGTATCAACTAATAGCGATATTACTCCTATTTTAAAGAGATTTGGGATAGTAATTTTACTATTCCTTATAGAAACATTTATAAATCAGTATTTTTTCAGAGAAACAACTATATTAGGTAGTAATAAAGTACAAACAATCTTATTTGATAAATTATTAAATAAAGATATAAGTTTTTTCTCAAAACAACAAACCGGAGCTCTCAATTCTTTGCTGACTAATGATGCTGAAAATGTTGCAGATTGGATGTCTTCTGGAGTGTTAATAATGCTGATACAATCAACATCTTTTATAATAACATTAGGACTAATGGTTAGATATAGTTTAATCGTAACTTCTATTTTGGTAGTACTTATTGTAGTTTGTTTTTTAGGGACAAATATTGTATCTAATTCCATATCAAAAGCTACTGAAAAATCCTATGAAATTAAAGGTGAGGTAAATCAATTTATATTAGAAAGTTTAAAAACAGTAAATGTTATAAAGGTGCTTAAAAAAGAAGGTTATTTTTATAATAGATTTAGCCAATTAGTCAATGAGAAAAAATTTAAAGTTGATAGAAAGGTAGCTGCACTTTATGCTGTATATATTTCTATTTATGCTATGCTTTCGTGGATAGTGCCTTTTGTGGCTATTGGTCTAGGTGTTTGGTTGACGGCTCAAGGGAAATTAACAATAGGTACTGTAATAGCACTTTATGCATTGGTAGGCAGACTTCAAGAACCAGTTCGAATTTTAGCTGAATCCATTAGCGATAAAAAGGTCGCAATGAAACTAGCAGACAGACTAAATATAATATTAAATAATGACAGAAAAAAGGAAGGAGAAAGAGAAATTTCAGGTTTTGAAGTATTAGATGTCAACATACCTTCTTTTTCATATGACGAGAAGGAGATATTAAAGGATTTAAACATTGAAATCAAGCCTAGTGATGTATTAATTGTAAAAGGTGAAAGTGGTAGCGGAAAATCAACTTTAGCAAATCTTATAATGGGAATTTTGCCTTTTGATAAAGGAAATATTAAAATAAATGGTGATAATATTAAAAGTATTAATAAAAGTTCATGGTGGGAACATGCTTTAATCCAAGGACAAGATCAATTAATATTAGAAGGTACCTTATATGAAAACTTAACATTAGGTGATGAGTATACAGACAATGAAATTAACGAAGTCATTTCTATAGTTTGTCTAGATGATTTTGTAAATGAATATGGTTTAAATTACAAAATTGATGAAAGTGGTAAAAATATAAGTGGAGGTCAGAAACAACGTATTTCTTTGGCGAGAATTTTATTGAGGAAGCCAAAATTATTGATAATGGATGAGCCAACATCTGCTCTCGATGCTGAAACATCTAATCGATTAGTTCAAAACATTATAGAGTTTGCAAATGAAAATGATATGGCTCTATTAATAATATCTCATGGAGATGAATTTGATAAATATGCCACTTCCCAATTAAACTTAGCATATTAA
- a CDS encoding ABC transporter ATP-binding protein, protein MTILSVNGLEFKYSSHSVLNGVSFSLEKGECLAILGTNGTGKSTLLKCLNRILKPQMGTVLIEDSDIKELNRIELAKKIVYVSQNGRSSRSTVFDTILLGRKPYIKWDVTKNDLDIVNNVIKTLGLEDYSLRYTDELSGGELQKVLIGRALAQEPEVLMLDEPTSSLDLKNQLEVINIIKEIVREKQIAAIVTIHDLNLALRFADKFMFLKDGKVFTAGGMEIMTPENIEKVYSVPVNIETYNNNPVVIPL, encoded by the coding sequence TTGACGATTTTGTCTGTTAATGGATTGGAATTTAAATACTCTAGTCATTCAGTTTTAAACGGTGTATCTTTTTCTTTGGAAAAAGGAGAATGTTTAGCTATACTCGGAACAAATGGAACTGGAAAATCCACCTTATTAAAATGTCTAAACAGAATTTTAAAGCCGCAAATGGGTACTGTTCTTATTGAGGATAGTGATATTAAGGAATTGAATAGGATAGAATTGGCGAAAAAAATAGTCTATGTTTCTCAAAATGGTAGAAGTTCTAGAAGTACTGTTTTTGACACAATACTACTGGGAAGAAAACCATATATAAAATGGGACGTTACAAAAAATGATTTAGATATAGTAAATAATGTTATTAAAACCCTAGGTCTTGAGGATTATTCCTTGAGATATACAGATGAGTTAAGTGGTGGAGAACTTCAAAAGGTATTGATAGGAAGGGCACTTGCTCAGGAGCCAGAGGTACTTATGCTTGATGAACCTACAAGTAGCCTTGACTTAAAAAATCAACTAGAAGTAATAAATATAATAAAAGAAATAGTTAGGGAAAAACAAATAGCTGCTATAGTGACAATACATGATTTAAATTTAGCACTTAGATTTGCAGATAAGTTTATGTTTCTAAAGGATGGTAAGGTTTTTACTGCTGGGGGAATGGAGATAATGACTCCTGAAAATATAGAAAAGGTTTATTCAGTGCCTGTAAACATTGAAACATATAATAACAATCCAGTTGTAATACCTTTGTAA